In a genomic window of Leucoraja erinacea ecotype New England chromosome 8, Leri_hhj_1, whole genome shotgun sequence:
- the LOC129699658 gene encoding general transcription factor II-I repeat domain-containing protein 2A-like, producing the protein MRASGSRRFLSVCVSARRAARACNDFPVRFTFYSNKQTPMATKRRKVDIECRIFQDTWTEKYFFIQHFGTPTCLICHSSVSVNKEVNIRRHYETRHPKFSEISGQARKHEVHNLKWGLENQNLMSKIKSVESERNTCASYAVSKLIAENMKPFNDGDFVKECLMAVVDILCPEIKISFSNVSLSERTVARRIEEMSVDVKKCLKDYCQHFQFFSIALDESTDTKDTAQLAVFVRGVNSAFDTVEELVQLVPMKGTTTGADILEALLKCTTDMELDLSKLVCVATDGTPAMVGEKKGVVALLQNHMEGLGINHKIEKMHCLIHQEALCAKSSNLKDVMDVVVRAVNMILSQGLNHRQFQQLLSEAEAQYGDLLYFCDVRWLSRGAMLERVYALREEIATFLEGKNVNASEFRDPKWLSNLAFLVDLTAHFNNFNLQLQGRNQLVHEMCGHIVVFETKLHLWECQLEKSCYAHFPKLKETQPTDTNTFVTVIRDLKTEFSSRFADIRSHTSEFRLFATPFDMDIDNVPENVQMELIEMQCSDVLRSKFKATDISLPEFYKKYLLETGMYTNLVDHAKKMTSMFGSTYMCEQLFSNMKYTKSKLRNRLTDAHLDGILHLASSSLSPNIERLSSEEQH; encoded by the exons ATGCGCGCCTCGGGCAGCCGCCGCttcctgtctgtctgtgtgtcggCGCGTCGAGCCGCTCGAGCTTGCAACGATTTTCCTGTTCGCTTCACGTTTTACTCCAACAAG CAAACCCCAATGGCTACAAAACGCAGGAAGGTGGATATTGAGTGCCGGATCTtccaagacacttggacagaaaaGTACTTCTTTATACAGCACTTTGGCACGCCCACATGCCTCATCTGCCACTCAAGTGTAAGTGTGAACAAGGAGGTCAACATCAGGCGGCACTATGAAACAAGACACCCGAAATTTAGTGAAATTAGTGGGCAAGCAAGGAAGCATGAAGTTCATAACCTTAAATGGGGCCTGGAAAATCAAAATCTGATGTCCAAGATAAAAAGTGTAGAATCAGAAAGAAACACGTGTGCTAGCTACGCAGTTTCTAAGTTGATAGCAGAAAATATGAAGCCCTTCAATGACGGAGATTTCGTGAAAGAATGTTTGATGGCAGTTGTGGACATTCTGTGTCCCGAGATAAagatttcattttcaaatgtcaGTCTTTCTGAAAGAACAGTTGCACGACGAATAGAAGAAATGTCAGTGGATGTAAAAAAGTGTTTAAAGGACTATTGCCAACATTTCCAGTTCTTCTCAATAGCGCTCGATGAGAGTACAGATACCAAAGACACCGCTCAGCTTGCAGTATTTGTACGTGGAGTAAATTCAGCTTTCGACACTGTTGAGGAGTTAGTTCAACTGGTACCTATGAAGGGTACTACCACAGGAGCAGACATTCTTGAAGCATTGCTCAAGTGTACTACAGACATGGAGCTGGATCTATCTAAGTTAGTATGTGTCGCAACTGATGGAACGCCAGCAATGGTTGGAGAAAAGAAAGGTGTCGTGGCTCTGCTTCAAAACCACATGGAAGGCCTTGGAATTAACCACAAAATAGAGAAAATGCACTGCCTAATCCACCAGGAAGCATTGTGTGCCAAGTCTTCAAATTTGAAGGATGTGATGGACGTAGTGGTAAGAGCAGTAAACATGATTTTGTCTCAGGGACTGAACCATCGTCAGTTTCAACAACTTTTGTCTGAAGCAGAGGCCCAGTATGGAGACCTGCTCTACTTCTGCGACGTTCGGTGGCTAAGTCGAGGTGCAATGTTAGAAAGAGTATACGCTCTGCGGGAAGAAATAGCAACATTCCTTGAAGGTAAAAATGTGAATGCCTCAGAATTTCGCGATCCTAAATGGCTTTCGAATTTAGCATTTCTGGTAGATTTAACAGCTCATTTTAACAACTTCAACTTGCAACTTCAGGGAAGAAATCAACTCGTACATGAGATGTGTGGTCACATCGTCGTCTTCGAAACAAAACTACATCTGTGGGAATGCCAGCTTGAGAAATCATGCTACGCTCATTTCCCTAAACTCAAGGAGACCCAACCGACAGACACCAACACATTTGTGACTGTGATACGTGACTTGAAAACTGAGTTTTCTTCACGTTTCGCTGACATTCGCTCACACACAAGCGAATTCAGGCTGTTTGCCACACCGTTTGACATGGACATCGACAACGTACCAGAAAATGTTCAAATGGAACTTATTGAGATGCAGTGCAGTGATGTATTAAGATCTAAATTTAAAGCAACAGACATATCTCTACCAGAGTTCTACAAGAAATATCTTCTTGAAACTGGTATGTATACCAACTTGGTAGATCACGCGAAAAAAATGACATCAATGTTCGGCAGTACTTACATGTGCGAGCAACTCTTCTCAAATATGAAATACACGAAGAGTAAATTAAGAAACCGACTGACTGATGCCCATTTAGATGGCATCTTGCATCTGGCTTCTTCCAGCCTGTCACCTAATATTGAGAGACTGTCGAGCGAAGAACAACACTAA